From the Candidatus Rhabdochlamydia sp. T3358 genome, the window GTTTGTAAAATTAGAGATACTAAATTCGATTCAGCCTGTGGTGTTGAAAACTTACCGGGAGTTTTGAAAGTATTTCGTCATTGGGTTGAAAATGAATCATTCGATTTTACCTTGGAAAATATCAAAATAAAAGAAAATCTTATGATAGAAGATGATTTTTTATGGCTTCAACAGTGGTATCAAGATAACTGTGATGGGGATTGGGAACATACTTATGGAGTCTCTCTCGAGAATATTGACAATCCTGGTTGGTCATTAATAATAGATTTGAACGAGACAGATCTAGAATATGCAAATTTCCAAGAGATAAAAATAGATCGATCGGAAGAAGATTGGATACTTTGTACAGTTAAGAACACTAAATTTGAAGGAAGATGTGGCGTTAGAAACTTACCAGAAGTTTTGAAAGTATTTCGTCATTGGGTGATTGAAAATGAGCCATCTAAAAATAATGAATATGCGTGGAATGATTATGTTATTATTAAGCAAGATGCTCCAGAGCAGTTTTGTCCAGGAGAGATTGGGGTTGTATGCGGCATGTCGGAAATTAAATTTGAAGACATTGCAAAAAAATATCAATCAGAATTAGGGGATTGGATTTATCTTATAAAATTTGAGACCGGTAGAGAGTTTCGAGTTGCTGGTCGTTTTTTGGAGAGATATCCATAGGTGTAGTGATATTGCAACCATTTTTTAGACACTTAGAACATAAATTTTTCTATCTTCATTCGTATCGTCTCCGCGAGCTATGCAGGGCTCGCTTGCGATATCTTCATTAAAACTTTTCTTTTTATATCACTCTCTCAGCTGTACAATTCC encodes:
- a CDS encoding immunity 53 family protein — encoded protein: MEEDDFLWLQQWYQDNCNKDWETGDRIQLRTLDNPGWWLAINLKDTELANKNFQEIKDIGRSEENWTVCKIRDTKFDSACGVENLPGVLKVFRHWVENESFDFTLENIKIKENLMIEDDFLWLQQWYQDNCDGDWEHTYGVSLENIDNPGWSLIIDLNETDLEYANFQEIKIDRSEEDWILCTVKNTKFEGRCGVRNLPEVLKVFRHWVIENEPSKNNEYAWNDYVIIKQDAPEQFCPGEIGVVCGMSEIKFEDIAKKYQSELGDWIYLIKFETGREFRVAGRFLERYP